The following proteins come from a genomic window of Nicotiana tomentosiformis chromosome 12, ASM39032v3, whole genome shotgun sequence:
- the LOC138903181 gene encoding uncharacterized protein, translating into MSKSSYRPPTIQGSSSRYSGHQGQTSGQQITVPRGCFECGDFIHVRRFYPRLWGKVVQQGQQPMIIAPVIRPPRSREQAGGGRHRGGVQVGTGKPAATQIGGGQPVGAPNRFYAFPARPDTVASDAVITSIIFVCGRDTSALFNPGSTYLYVSSLFAHFLDIPRESLGTPVYVSIPVGDSVIVYRIYRSCVVTFCGYETRADLLLLDMTDFEVFLSMD; encoded by the coding sequence ATGTCGaagagttcataccgcccaccaactattcagggttcttctagtaggtattcaggccatcaaggTCAGACTTCAGGACAGCAGAtcaccgtaccgagaggttgttttgagtgtggggatttcATCCATGTGCGGAGATTCTACCCCAGGCTTTGGGGCAAGGTAGTGCAGCAGGGCCAGCAGCCCATGATTATAGCACCAGTTATCCGGCCGCCCAGAAGCAGAGAACAAGCGGGTGGGGGCCGTCATAGAGGTGGAGTCCAGGTAGGTACAGGGAAGCCAGCTGCAACCCAGATAGGTGGGGGCCAGCCAGTCGGTGCCCCAaataggttctatgcttttccagccagaccagatacagtggcctcagatgccgtgatcacaagtattatttttgtctgcggtagggatacTTCGGCATTATTtaatccagggtctacctatttatatgtttcatctctgtttgctcattttctggatattcctcgtgagtccttgggtactcctgtttatgtgtccattcctgtgggtgattctgttattgtgtatcgaatctatcggtcctgtgtAGTCACATTttgtggttacgagactagagcggatcttctgttgcttgatatgaccgactttgaggtcttCCTGAGCATGGACTAG
- the LOC138903182 gene encoding uncharacterized protein, protein MQLCSNNVAEYQALILGLEIVVEMNRLQLQVFGDSQLVINQLLVPPPNEVEGEENELKHLVVVSETEKEEWRQPIINYLIYGILPESLRRRTEIRRRAPRFLYYKDTLYRRSLERVLLRCLGEEEALQALQESHSGMGYYWPTMVKDCLDYARRCKACQLHANFIHQPPEVLHPTVASLPFDAWGLDIVGPLPNPLVGIYTSWLQLTTSQNGLKLLLLRRLMNKICDFFVFKQRKSSMYNAAANGLAEGSSLQNGMGHMAYKKLTQVGLTSWLMQIT, encoded by the exons ATGCAACTCTGCTCTAACAAtgttgctgagtatcaagcactaatacttgggcttgaaatagTTGTCGAAATGAACCGGTTGCAATtacaagtctttggtgactctcagttggtgatcaaccagcttttag TACCGCCGCCAAATGAGGTtgaaggtgaagaaaatgaactcaagcatcttgtcGTTGTTTCTGAAAcagagaaagaagaatggcgacaacccatTATCAACTACTTAATctatgggatacttccagaaaGTCTGAGAAGAAGGACTGAAATCCGTCgtcgtgcacctcgcttcctttactacaaagatactctatacagaaggtcattAGAGAgagtactcttgcgatgcttgggggaagaagaagcactccaagctttgcaagagtcacattctggg atgggatattattggccaacgatggtaaaagattgcttggactatgctcgaagatgcaaggcttgtcaattacatgcaaattttattcatcaacctcctgaagtgttACACCCGACTGTGGCATCCTTGCCGTTTGACGCCTGGGGATTGGATAttgttggaccactgccaaaTCCTCTGGTGGGCATctatacatcttggctgcaactgactacttctcaaaatgggttgaagttgttgctcttaaggag gttgatgaacaagatttgtgatttCTTTGTCTTCAAGCAACGTAAGTCTTCGATGTACAATGctgccgccaatggtctagctgag ggaagttcacttcaaaatgggatgggccatatggCATATAAGAAGCTtactcaagtggggcttacaagctggTTAATGCAGATTACATGA